The window CTTGTCGAGCGGGACGTCGCGGTACAGCGCGCGTCGCCGCGCGTAGTCGAGCACCGAGTCGACGATCTCGGTGGTCTCGTCGGAGACGGCGTGCATGCGAGCGGGGCGGGGGATCGAGTCCATGTGGTGCTCCTGATTCGTGTTCGCGTGCCGCGTGCCGTGATGGTCGGGGTCCGGGACGTCGGGGTCGGCCCGGTGCCGGGGTCGCTGGTTCGACGGTAGAGCCGCGGCGGGTGCGGGGCAATGACGGCGCGCGGCGACGACGACGGTGCGGCACGGTCGTCCGGTGGGAGAGTTCGGCGCGGCGGCGTGGCTTGATCGTTCGGTGCGGCGCGGCGGCGCGGCGTGGTCGTCCGGTGCGGTCGTTCGGCGCGGCAGCGCGGCGAGGTCGTCCGGTGCGTTCGTCCGGGTGCGCTCGTCCGGCGCGGCGGCACGGTGTGTCGCGGGGCCTCGCGGTCGCGATCGCGATCGCGATCGCGTGCGGGCACCCGGGCGCCGTGTCGTTCGACGGGAATCCTGTCGGACCGACGGCGATCCCGTGACCGGGTCTCGACGCAGGCGAGGTCATCCGATATCGTTCTGAACATGTTCACTGAACACGTTCAGTCACGCGCGGCGAAGCGAGCCTCGTCCAGCGCGCGGGTGTTGGAGGCGGCGGCGACGCTGTTCGCGGAGCGCGGGTTCGCCGCGTCGACCGTGCGGGACATCGCCGCGCACGCGGGCGTGAGTGTCGGAACGGTCATGGCGGTGGGCGACAAGGACCGCCTGCTGCTCGACGTCATGGAACAGCGCATCGAGGGGCTGCAACGTGGCGCCGTGCCCGAGCGAGGGAGCCTGCCTGAGCGCGTCCTCGCCCTGCTCGTGCCGTTCGTCGAGCTGTTCGTGGCCGACACGGAGCTCGCACGGGCGTTCGCGGGGGTGCTCGTGGCGGGACGACACCGCTCGGCGGTGTTCGGAGCCCTCGGGACGGAGCTGCGGGAGCGGGTCGCCACCGTCGCGCGCTCGACGGCCGCGATCGGCGAGAACGAGGCATCCGCGTTCGCGGCACTCGTCCACGATGCCTACCTCGGTGTTCTCTTCGCCGGTGCCGCGGCGGGGCCGGACGTCACGGGGCCCGAGATCGCCCGGCGACTCGACGCGGCCGTCACGACGGCGTGCCGAGCGATCGCGGTGGACCGATGATCGCGTTGCTCGTCGCGCCCGGGGCCGCGCCGGTGTTCGCCCCCGATCCGGTCTGGTTGCCGCTCGTGCTCGCGGCCGTCCTGTTCGCGGACGCGCTCTTCTCGCTCCGCCCGCCACGTTTCATCCGCGATTGCCTCGACGGCGTCCGGTTCCCTCGCGAATGGTGGTGGGTGCTCGTCGTCGTGAAGCTCCTCGCGACGGTCGGGCTCGTCGTGGGCACGTGGGTGCCGGGCATCGGGGCGGCCGCGAGTGTCGGTGTCGTGGCGTACTTCCTGTGTGCGGTGGTCGCGCACCTGCGTGCGCGGTTCCTGGGTTCGGCGTTCTGGCTGAACTGCCTCGGGATGCTCGCGCTCTCGATCGTGGTGCTCGTGGTCGCCTACCTCCGCTGAGTGCGGGCGGGGCGGGACATGGTGTCCGTCGTCGCCGGGCCCCGCCGACAGGGGACGTCGCGGGGGACGCGGATCGTTCTGTGCGGCCGTCGCACCGATCGGCAACGGCCGCTCGATGCGAGTGTCCGAGCTGCCCGGCGGCGATGTCCGTGGGTGGTGATGTGATGCGTCCATGAACGAACTCGATGCGTCGGAGCACCCGACACCGGCCCGCGGCGGCGACGCGGCTGCCGGTGCCGAGTCGTGCGCCGAGATCGGTTCGGCGGCGGGGGGGCAAGGGACGAACGCGGGAACGGGAACGAGAACGGGAACGGGCACGGTCGCGGACACGAACGCGAGCACGGCCGCGAGCAGGGCCGCGAGCACGGCCGCGGGCACGCGCCTGCCGCCGACGACTACTCGGCGTCGGCGACCGCCGCGCGGCGGCGCGCGGCGCTGGACGTCGAGCTGGCGCGCACCCGTCAGGAGCACGATGCGCTGTTGTTCGAGCTCGGGTTGCTCGAGGTGACGGGCCGGCACGACGAGACGTTCCGGATCGCGGTGGACGAGATCCGCGCGCAGGAGCGCCTCGTCGCGGCGGCACAGGCCAAACGGGCCGAGTTGCTCGCCTTCGTGCACGACGCGACAGCGGGCCACGCCCGCTCCCGGTATCCCGGCGACGACGACGCACTCGTGTGGGCGATGCGCGAGCGCACGAGCGAGCTCGCGGTCGCGACCGCGCAGCCCGAGGCGCGCCTCAGCTCGGAGCTCGCCGAAGCGGTCGTGTTGCACGAATCGTTCCCCGAGACGGCGAACGCGTTCCACCGCGGCAGCCTGTCGCTCGCGCACGTCCGCGCGATCACGGGCCCGGGCGCGCGCATCCCCACGCGCCGGGCACGCACCGAGTACCAGCGCACCCTGCTCGGCCCCGCTCACCACCTGACCCCCGCGCGACTCCGTGCACGTGCAGCGAGGCTCGCCGAGGAGCACCTGCCCGAGAGCATGGACGAGCGTCACGCCCACGCCGCCGGGGCCCGTGGCGTGCACGTGCGGCACGAGCACGACGGCATGAGCCGCCTGGAGGCCGACCTCCCCACGGTGCTCGCCGCCGCGATCCACAACCGCCTCACCGCGCAGGCCCGCGCGCTCACCGGCCCGGACGAATCCCGCACCCTCCACCAGCTCCGCGCCGACGTGTTCAGCGAGCTGCTCCTCACGAGCGACCTCACCGGCACCGGCTCGCCCCACGCCGCTGCCTCGGGCATCTCGGCCCGCATCGCGATCACCGTCCCGGTGCTGTCCCTGCTCGACCACACCACCACCCCGGCACTGCTCGACGGCCTCACGCCCGTCCCGCTCAAGCAGGCTCGCGCGCTCACGGCACACGCACCGTCCTGGCTGCGCGTGCTGACGGATCCCATCACCGGCACGACGCGCGAGGTCGACACCCGACACCCGACGGCGGCGCAGCGCGCGCTGCTGCACGCACGCGACCACCACTGCCGCTTCCCCGGCTGCACCCGCCCGGCACCCCGCTGCGACATCGACCACACCGTCGCCGTCGTCGACGGGGGAGCGACCCACATCGACAACATGGAACACCTCTGCAGGCCCCACCACACGCTCAAACACCACACGCGCTGGCGCGTCCGCCAGCACCCCGGCGGTCACCTCGACTGGACCAGCCCCACGGGCCACACCTACACCGACGACCCAAGGCCCACCACCACGCACATCAGGCGAACGAACGCCGGAAGCGACGAACCACCCCCGGCGTCGCCGCGCGGGCCGCGGTCCGGCGAGGCAGCCGTGGCCACGCAGACGCTCCGCACCATCGAACGGGTAGCGGATCCCGGCCGCGGCGTGGAACGAGAGCGCGAACGCATGCAACCGCGGGGATACGTTCCGGAGCTCGGATCGCCCCCGGGGCACGCATTCGGTGTGCGGCCGCGGCCGGTGCTCGATCCGGCTGATCTCGGTGACGCTCGCGGCAGCACCGGGGCAGCTCTGCGTGACGGCGCACAGGGGAGCCGGGCGCGACGGGCCGGACCTCGATTCGAGCCGAGCGACGATCCTCCGCCGTTCTGATCGTCCGCTCCGGTTGTCAGTCGGGAATCGTCCGCAGCGCGGTGAGACGACCCGATCGACGAGAGGGGGCCGCGATGGTCACATCGATCGACCACGGTTCGCTCGTGGCGGACGGCACCGTCGTGACCCACGCGGCGGGGCCGGATGCACGTGGAGCGAGGCCTGAGGTCGTCCCCCGAACGGACTCGAGCCAGCTTATACCGGAGATTTTCAGCTTCGGCAAGCATCGGGGGTGGACAGGCGCGTCACGAGCGCATACAGTGGTTCCTTGCGCTTCGTCTCCCCATGCCTTCATATTGCGGTCGGCACGGTGGTCGCTCCTCGGTGTTCCGGACTCCCCGCCTGATGCAGGCGACGGGGCTCGTCGATCCCTCCGAGTGCCCGCCGGCTGGAGCCGTGGCGGATTCCTCACCGACGACACTACTGGCACCCGGTTCTTCGCCGGGTCCGCGGAGGTAATTTCCTTGGCTGCTGCGCGCAACGCATCTCCTACGCCCAAGACCGGTCGGAACGCACACCGACTCTCGTTCGCCAAGATCAGCGACACCCTCGAGGTCCCAGACCTCCTCGCCCTCCAGACCGAGTCCTTCGACTGGCTGGTCGGCAACGATGCCTGGAAGGCACGCCTCGCCGAGGCGGAGGCCGCCGGGCGCACCGACGTCGCGACCCAGTCCGGACTCGAGGAGATCTTCGAGGAGATCTCCCCGATCGAGGACCTCGGGGAGACGATGCAGCTCAGCTTCACGCACCCGTACCTCGAGCCGGAGAAGTACTCGATCGACGAGTGCAAGGAGCGCGGCAAGACGTACTCGGCCCCCCTCTACGTCGAGGCCGAGTTCATGAACCACCAGACGCTCGAGATCAAGACGCAGACGGTCTTCATGGGCGACTTCCCGCTCATGACCGACAAGGGCACGTTTATCATCAACGGCACCGAGCGCGTCGTCGTGTCGCAGCTCGTCCGTTCGCCCGGCGTCTACTTCGAGCGCACGCCCGAGAAGACGAGCGACAAGGACGTGTACTCGGCTCGCGTCATCCCCTCGCGCGGTGCCTGGCTCGAGTTCGAGATCGACAAGCGCGACCAGGTCGCCGTCCGCATCGACCGCAAGCGCAAGCAGTCCGTCACGGTCTTCCTCAAGGCCCTCGGCCTCTCGCAGGAGGAGATCCAGGAGGAGTTCGCCGGCTACGAGTCGATCGCGCTCACCCTCGAGAAGGACGACATCCGCACCAAGGAAGACGCCCTCAAGGACATCTACCGCAAGCTGCGCCCGGGCGAGCAGGTCGCGACGGAGTCGGCCCGCGCCCTCCTCGACAACCTGTACTTCAACGCGAAGCGCTACGACCTCGCGAAGGTCGGCCGCTACAAGATCGACCGCAAGCTCGGCCTCGACACGCCCATCGGCGAGTCGACGCTGTCCGTGCAGGACATCGTCGCGACCATCAAGTACCTCGTCGCGCTGCACGCGAACCAGGAGACGCTGCCCGGCGTCCGCGACGGCAAGGAGATCGAGGTCCGCCTCGACGTCGACGACATCGACCACTTCGGCAACCGTCGTATCCGCGCCGTCGGCGAGCTCATCCAGAACCAGGTCCGCACTGGCCTGTCGCGCATGGAGCGCGTCGTGCGCGAGCGCATGACGACGCAGGACATCGAGGCGATCACCCCGCAGACCCTGATCAACGTGCGTCCCGTCGTGGCCGCGATCAAGGAGTTCTTCGGCACCTCGCAGCTGTCGCAGTTCATGGACCAGAACAACCCGCTCGCGGGTCTCACGCACAAGCGCCGCCTCTCGGCCCTCGGGCCCGGCGGTCTGTCTCGTGAGCGCGCGGGCGTCGAGGTCCGCGACGTCCACCCCTCGCACTACGGCCGCATGTGCCCGATCGAGACGCCGGAAGGCCCGAACATCGGCCTCATCGGCTCGCTCGCGACGTTCGCGCGCATCAACGCGTTCGGCTTCATCGAGACCCCCTACCGTCGCGTCGTCGACGGCAGGGTCTCGAACGAGACGATCGACTACCTCACCGCCTCCGAGGAGGACGACCACGTCGTCGCACAGGCCAACGCGCCGCTGAACGCCGACGGTTCGTTCGCCGAGGCCGACGTCCTCGTCCGCCGCAAGGGTGGCGAGGTCGAGCTCGTCCCCGCCGACGAGGTCAACTACATGGACGTCTCGCCGCGCCAGATGGTGTCGGTCGCGACGTCGCTCATCCCGTTCCTCGAGCACGACGACGCGAACCGCGCCCTCATGGGTGCGAACATGCAGCGTCAGGCGGTGCCGCTGCTGCGCAGCGAGTCGCCGCTCATCGGTACGGGTATGGAGGGCTACGCCGCGATCGACGCGGGCGACGTCATCACCGCACGCGGTGCGGGCGTCATCGAGTCGGTCTCGGCCGACCAGGTCACCGTGCAGCTCGACGAGGGCGGCACCGACTCGTACTTCCTCCGCAAGTTCGACCGCTCGAACCACGGCACGTGCTACAACCACCGCGTCGTCGTGAACGCGGGCGACCGCATCGAGGTCGGCGAGGTCATCGCCGACGGTCCGTCGACCGAAGAGGGCGAGCTCGCGCTCGGCAAGAACCTGCTCGTCGGGTTCATGCCGTGGGAGGGCCACAACTTCGAGGACGCGATCATCCTCAGCCAGAACCTCGTCAAGAACGACACGCTCTCCTCGATCCACATCGAGGAGTACGAGGTCGACGCCCGCGACACGAAGCTCGGCAAGGAGGAGATCACGCGCGACCTGCCCAACGTCTCCGTCGAGCTCCTCAAGGACCTCGACGAGCGCGGCATCATCCGCATCGGTGCCGAGGTCCAGCCCGGCGACATCCTCGTCGGCAAGGTCACGCCGAAGGGCGAGACCGAGCTGAGCGCCGAGGAGCGCCTGCTCCGTGCGATCTTCAACGAGAAGAGCCGCGAGGTGCGCGACACGTCGCTCAAGGTGCCCCACGGTGAGGCCGGCACGGTCATCGCCGTCAAGGTGTTCGACGCGGAGGAGGGCGACGACGAGCTCGGCTCGGGCGTCAACCAGCGCGTCGTCGTGTTCATCGCGCAGAAGCGCAAGATCACCGAGGGCGACAAGCTCGCGGGCCGCCACGGCAACAAGGGCGTCATCGCGAAGATCCTGCCCGAGGAGGACATGCCCTTCCTCGCCGACGGCACGCCGCTCGACATCATCCTCAACCCGCTCGGTATCCCGAAGCGCATGAACTTCGGTCAGGTGCTCGAGACGCACCTCGGCTGGGTCGCGAAGCAGGGCTGGTCCGTCGAGGGCACGCCCGAGTGGGCCGACGAGCTTGCCGAGGACGCGCGCGACGTGGCACCCGGCACGAAGCTCGCGACGCCCGTGTTCGACGGTGCGACCGAGGACGAGATCGCGGGCCTGCTCGAGTCGACGACGCTCACGCGCGACGGCGACCGCCTCATCGGCGCGAGCGGCAAGGCGCAGCTGTTCGACGGACGTTCCGGCGAGCCGTACCCGGACCCGATCTCCGTCGGGTACATGTACATCCTCAAGCTGCACCACCTCGTCGACGACAAGATCCACGCGCGCTCGACGGGTCCGTACTCGATGATCACGCAGCAGCCCCTCGGTGGAAAGGCGCAGTTCGGTGGACAGCGCTTCGGTGAGATGGAGGTGTGGGCCCTCGAGGCCTACGGCGCCGCCTACACGCTGCAGGAGCTGCTCACGATCAAGTCCGACGACATCGTCGGTCGCGTCAAGGCGTACGAGTCCATCGTCAAGGGCGAGAACATCCAGGAGCCCGGCATCCCCGAGTCCTTCAAGGTGCTCATGAAGGAGATGCAGTCGCTCTGCCTGAACGTCGAGGTCCTCTCGGCCGACGGTTCGGCCGTCAGCCTCAAGGACACCGACGACGACGCCTACCGGGCAGCGGAAGAGCTCGGCATCAACATCTCCGCCCGCTTCGAGTCCTCGTCGGTCGACGAGATCTGAATCGGTCAGCACAGGACGACGAAGCTTTCCAACGAGGAGAATTAAGAATTGCTGGACGCAACAACGTTTGATCAGCTGCAGATCGGGCTCGCGACGGCCGACGACATCCGCCGGTGGTCGTACGGCGAGGTCAAGAAGCCCGAGACCATCAACTACCGCACCCTGAAGCCCGAGAAGGACGGTCTGTTCGGCGAGCAGATCTTCGGCCCCTCGCGCGACTGGGAGTGCGCGTGCGGGAAGTACAAGCGCGTGCGCTTCAAGGGCATCGTGTGCGAGCGCTGCGGCGTCGAGGTCACGAAGTCCTCGGTGCGCCGCGAGCGCATGGGCCACATCGAGCTCGCCGCGCCCGTCACGCACATCTGGTACTTCAAGGGCGTGCCCTCGCGCCTCGGGTACCTGCTCGACATGGCGCCGAAGGACCTCGAGAAGGTCATCTACTTCGCGGCCTACATGGTCATCGACGTCGACGAGGAGGGCCGCCGCGACGACCTCCCCGGTCTCGAGCAGGAGGTCCGCCTCGAGATCAAGACCATGAACGACCAGAAGGACGCGGCGATCGCGGGACGCATGAAGCGTCTCGAGGACGAGCTCGCGGCCCTCGAGGCCGAGGGCGCCAAGTCCGACCAGAAGCGCAAGGTCAAGGACGCCGGCGAGAAGGAGATGGGACAGCTCCGCAAGGGCTTCGAGGAGGACATCGCCCGCCTCGAGCGCGTGTGGGAGTCGTTCAAGAACCTCAAGGTCGGCGAGCTCAAGCCCGAGGACACCGACTTCCACGAGCTGCTCGACCGCTACGGCGACTACTTCGAGGCGTACATGGGCGCCGAGGCGATCCAGAAGCGCCTCCAGTCCTTCGACCTCGAGGCCGAGGGTGAGCTCCTGCGCCAGCAGATCGCCGAGGGCAAGGGTCAGAAGAAGATCCGCGCCATCAAGCGGCTCAAGGTCGTGAGCTCCTTCCTGCAGACGGGCAACAGCCCGGCCGCGATGGTGCTCGACGTCGTCCCCGTGATCCCGCCGGAGCTGCGCCCCATGGTGCAGCTCGACGGTGGCCGCTTCGCGACGAGCGACCTCAACGACCTGTACCGACGCGTGATCAACCGCAACAACCGCCTCCGTCGACTCCTCGACCTCGGCGCGCCGGAGATCATCGTCAACAACGAGAAGCGCATGCTGCAGGAGGCCGTCGACGCGCTGTTCGACAACGGCCGCCGCGGTCGCCCTGTCACGGGCACCGGCAACCGTGCGCTCAAGTCGCTGAGCGACATGCTCAAGGGCAAGCAGGGCCGGTTCCGTCAGAACCTGCTCGGCAAGCGCGTCGACTACTCGGGCCGTTCGGTCATCATCGTCGGTCCGCAGCTGCGCATGCACCAGTGCGGTCTGCCGAAGCAGATGGCGCTCGAGCTGTTCAAGCCGTACGTCATCAAGCGCCTCATCGACCTCGGTCACGCCTCGAACATCAAGGCGGCGAAGCGTTCGGTGGAGCGTGCGAAGCCCGAGGTGTGGGACGTCCTCGAAGAGGTCATCCGCGAACGCCCCGTGCTGCTCAACCGCGCCCCGACGCTGCACCGTCTCGGGATCCAGGCGTTCGAGCCCCTGCTCGTCGAGGGCAAGGCGATCCAGCTGCACCCGCTCGTGTGCGCGGCGTTCAACGCCGACTTCGACGGTGACCAGATGGCCGTGCACCTGCCGCTCTCGGTCGAGGCACAGGCCGAGGCGCGCGTGCTCATGCTCGCGTCGAACAACATCCTCAAGCCGTCGGACGGTCGCCCCGTGACCCTGCCCTCGCAGGACATGGTCGCCGGGCTCTACCACCTGACGACGCGTCGTGACGACGTCGAGGGTGCGGGTCGCGCGTTCGGCTCGGTCGCCGAGGCGATCATGGCGATGGACGAGGGCACGCTGCACCTCAACGCGCCCGTCCGGATCCGCCTGCGCGACATCACGTTCGCGCCGGGCGAGGGCCCCGCGAACCTCGAGCCCGGTGAGACCGCGCTCGTGGAGACGACCCTCGGGCGCGCCCTGTTCAACGAGCTGCTGCCCCTCGACTACCCGTACGCCGAGGACACGATGACGAAGGGCCGCCTGTCGGGCGTCGTCAACTTCCTCGCCGAGCGGTACTCGAAGGACGAGGTCTCCTCGACCCTCGACCGCATCAAGGACGCCGGCTTCTACTGGGCCACGCGTTCGGGTATCTCGATCGCGCTGAGCGACATCGTCACCCCCGACTCGAAGGCGAAGATCGTCGCCGAGACGGAGGCCGAGGTCGCCGACATCCGCGCCGAGTGGCAGTCCGGTCTGCTCACCGAGCAGGAGTACCGCGCCGACGTGATCCGCAAGTGGGAGGCCGCGACCAACCGCGTCGCCGACGAGATGCAGGAGGAGTTCCCCACCACGAACTCGATCCACCGCATGGTCACCGCGGGCGCGAACGGTAACTGGCTGCAGGTCCGTCAGATCGCCGGTATGCGTGGTCTCGTCGCGAACCCGAAGGGTGAGACGATCCCGCGTCCGATCGTGCACTCGTACCGTGAGGGCCTCACCGTGGCCGAGTACTTCATCTCGACCCACGGTGCCCGCAAGGGTCTCGCCGACACGGCACTCCGCACGGCCGACTCGGGCTACCTGACGCGTCGACTCGTCGACGTCTCGCAGGACGTCATCATCCGTGAAGAGGACTGCGGCACGTCGCGCGGTCTCGACCTCGTGATCGGCCGCGTGAACGCGGACGGCGAGCTCGAGCGCGACGAGAACGTCGAGAACTCCGTCTACGCGCGGAACCTCGCGGTCGACGCGGTCGCCGCCGACGGGACGGTCGTCGCGACGGCCGGCACCGACGTGGGCGACGTCGTCATCGACGAGCTCATCGCGGCGGGTGTGAACGAGGTCAAGGTCCGCTCGGTGCTCACGTGCGAGTCCGCGGTCGGTGTGTGCGCCATGTGCTACGGCCGCTCACTCGCCTCGGGCAAGCTCGTCGACATCGGCGAGGCCGTCGGCATCATCGCGGCCCAGTCGATCGGTGAGCCCGGAACGCAGCTCACGATGCGTACCTTCCACTCGGGTGGTGTGTCCTCGGCCGGCGACATCACGCAGGGTCTTCCCCGCGTGCAGGAGCTGTTCGAGGCGCGTACCCCGAAGGGTGCGTCGCCGCTCGCCGAGGCCGACGGGGTCATCGAGATCCAGGAGACCGAGAAGTCGCGCAAGGTGATCCTCACGCCCGACAACGGCGACGAGCAGTTCATCTACCCGGTGCTCAAGCGTGCCGACCTCCTCGTCGAGGACGGCCAGCACGTGAAGATCGGGCAGGCGCTCCACGAGGGTCCGGTGGACCCGAAGGACGTGCTGCGCGTGCGCGGTGCCCGCGAGGTGCAGAAGTACCTCGTCGGTGGCGTGCAGGGCGTGTACCGCTCGCAGGGTGTGCCGATCCACGACAAGCACATCGAGGTCATCGTCCGTCAGATGCTCCGCAAGATCACGGTCATCGACCACGGTCAGACGGACATGCTGCCGGGTGAGCTCGCCGACCGCATGCACTTCGCCCAGGTGAACCGTGCCGCGGTCACCGAGGGCAAGCAGCCCGCGTCGGGCCGCCAGGAGGTCATGGGCATCACGAAGGCCTCGCTCGCGACCGAGTCGTGGCTGAGCGCCGCCTCCTTCCAGGAGACGACGCGCGTGCTCACGCAGGCGGCGATGGAGGGCAAGAAGGACCCGCTCGTCGGGCTCAAGGAGAACGTCATCATCGGTCGCCTCATCACGGCCGGTACCGGACTCCCGAAGTACCGCGAGATGGCCGTCGAGCCGACCGAGGAAGCCCGCGCCGAGCGGTACCCGTTCGGCGCCACGACGGGGAGCGAGTTCGACGAGAACGACCTCACGTTCGTCGACTTCGACGCCTTCTCGAGCGACGACTTCCAGGGCGGCACCTACCAGTAGGGAGCCGGTCCTCGTCACCGCACGAACCACGAACGCCCCGGGCCCCGGCCCGGGGCGTTCGCCGTTCACCCGGACGGCGAACGGTTTCGTCCCGCGGGCGGCCTGTCTCGACGTGTCGGCGCGAACTGCGAATACCCTGATCGCATGACGGACACCCCCACCGACCGGCGCGAGCCCTTCGACGACGGCCCCTCGGGCCGCGCCGGTGGATCGAACGAGCGGCTCGATGCCGCGGTCGCGCGCAGTCGCTCGATCGGCCGCACGGGCGGCCTCGGCGACACGCTCGAGCTCGGCGACGTGCAGGCCGAGTATGGGCGCATCGCCGCCGGCACCGACGACAGCCACGGGGTCGAGCCGGCAGCCGAGGGTGCGACGCCGTCACGGCCCATCCTGTCGCGGCGCGTCCCGTCGGGCCGCGGCACGCGCGCCACCGACGCAGCCGAGCGGGACGACGCCGCAGGCGTGAGGGACGATGAGGCGCTGCGGGACGGCGACGCAGCCGTGTGGGCCGATGACGCCGAGCGGGACGCGGGGGAGGACGCGGCGTCAGGTCAGCTCACCGACGCGTCGGCTGCCGGGACGGACGAGAACGACACGGCCGCCGTGGGTGTCGACGGGCACGCGGACGAGCGCGAGGAGCGCGAGCCGACGGCCGTCGTCGCGCGTTCCAGCATGCTGACCCCGATCGAGGTCGAAGCCGAGTCCACGAACCGGACCGCACCCGTCCCGACCGTCGACGCCCCCGTGGCGTCGTCCTCCGGAGACACCGAGGCGGACGCCGACGCCGACGCCGAGGTGGACGCCGACGTCGATGCGGACGCCGACGCCGAGGCCGACAGCGACGCCGATGGAGCGGACGGGGGAGCGGCCACGGACGTGCCCGCCCGGCGTACCGCGCGGACGATCGAGGTCGACCGCACCGAGGGGCGTGCGCGATCGGCACGGAAGCGCGCGACCCGCGGCGATCGCACGCGCGAGCAGACGCGCGCCGACGACAGCGCCGAGACCCCCGTCGTGCCCGACGTCGTCGAGGACGAGGAGTCGGGGGTGGGGACGGAGGTCGCGCTACGGGACGAGGCGCCCGAGATGCCCGAGCACGACGGTGCGGCCGAGGCGGACCGCCGGACGTTCGCACCGCTCGCGCTCTCGGAGGAGGCCATCGAGCTCCCCACGCTGCCCGCCGAGCCGCTCCCGCGCGGCAATCGCGCCTTCGGGTTCATCATGGCGCTGTTCGGGACGGGCGTGTTCGCGGCCGCCTACGTGTTCGCGTTCGCGGGCGTTCGCGCGCTCCTCACGGCACACACCGATGTGCTCGTGACCGCCGGTGACTTCATCGTCACGACCCCGTTCATCCTGCCCGTCGTCGCCTTCGGGATCCTGTTCGTCCTGTGGACGCTCGTCGCCGGTCGGGCCGGCTGGGGCTGGTACGTCCTCGGCGGGCTCGTCGCCGCTGTCGTCGCGTTCGTCGCCTACCACGTGGGCGTGGCCATGCAGCTCACGCTCAACGCGGGAGGCTTCGTGCCGGCCGACCCGTTCGCGTCCCTCGTCGACCCCACGCACCTGCCCGGCTCGCTCGTGGCCGCGATCGTCGCCCGCGAGGCCTTCACGTGGGTCGGCGCACTCGTCGGACTGCGTGGACGCCGCGTCACGGCGACCAACGCACGCGAGCGCGCCGCGTACGAGCGCACGCTCGCCGAGGTGGACCGCGAGGAACGCGCGGCGCGCGAGACGGCATCGGCGCCGGTCACCGTGACGGGGCCCGTGGCGGTCGCGACCGTGGACGATGCGGCCGTCGCCGGGGACGTCGTGCCCGACGAGCACGCGGTCGACGAGCAGGCGGTCGACGAGCACGGGGTCGACGAGCACACGCCCAGCGGCGACGAGCAGACCGAGAACGCCGATGTCGACGCGGGCGACGCAGTGACCGCCGACGTTGCGGCCGACGACGGGGCGA is drawn from Pseudoclavibacter chungangensis and contains these coding sequences:
- a CDS encoding TetR/AcrR family transcriptional regulator; translation: MFTEHVQSRAAKRASSSARVLEAAATLFAERGFAASTVRDIAAHAGVSVGTVMAVGDKDRLLLDVMEQRIEGLQRGAVPERGSLPERVLALLVPFVELFVADTELARAFAGVLVAGRHRSAVFGALGTELRERVATVARSTAAIGENEASAFAALVHDAYLGVLFAGAAAGPDVTGPEIARRLDAAVTTACRAIAVDR
- a CDS encoding DoxX family protein — encoded protein: MIALLVAPGAAPVFAPDPVWLPLVLAAVLFADALFSLRPPRFIRDCLDGVRFPREWWWVLVVVKLLATVGLVVGTWVPGIGAAASVGVVAYFLCAVVAHLRARFLGSAFWLNCLGMLALSIVVLVVAYLR
- a CDS encoding HNH endonuclease signature motif containing protein, whose translation is MRRDRFGGGGARDERGNGNENGNGHGRGHEREHGREQGREHGRGHAPAADDYSASATAARRRAALDVELARTRQEHDALLFELGLLEVTGRHDETFRIAVDEIRAQERLVAAAQAKRAELLAFVHDATAGHARSRYPGDDDALVWAMRERTSELAVATAQPEARLSSELAEAVVLHESFPETANAFHRGSLSLAHVRAITGPGARIPTRRARTEYQRTLLGPAHHLTPARLRARAARLAEEHLPESMDERHAHAAGARGVHVRHEHDGMSRLEADLPTVLAAAIHNRLTAQARALTGPDESRTLHQLRADVFSELLLTSDLTGTGSPHAAASGISARIAITVPVLSLLDHTTTPALLDGLTPVPLKQARALTAHAPSWLRVLTDPITGTTREVDTRHPTAAQRALLHARDHHCRFPGCTRPAPRCDIDHTVAVVDGGATHIDNMEHLCRPHHTLKHHTRWRVRQHPGGHLDWTSPTGHTYTDDPRPTTTHIRRTNAGSDEPPPASPRGPRSGEAAVATQTLRTIERVADPGRGVERERERMQPRGYVPELGSPPGHAFGVRPRPVLDPADLGDARGSTGAALRDGAQGSRARRAGPRFEPSDDPPPF
- the rpoB gene encoding DNA-directed RNA polymerase subunit beta, with amino-acid sequence MAAARNASPTPKTGRNAHRLSFAKISDTLEVPDLLALQTESFDWLVGNDAWKARLAEAEAAGRTDVATQSGLEEIFEEISPIEDLGETMQLSFTHPYLEPEKYSIDECKERGKTYSAPLYVEAEFMNHQTLEIKTQTVFMGDFPLMTDKGTFIINGTERVVVSQLVRSPGVYFERTPEKTSDKDVYSARVIPSRGAWLEFEIDKRDQVAVRIDRKRKQSVTVFLKALGLSQEEIQEEFAGYESIALTLEKDDIRTKEDALKDIYRKLRPGEQVATESARALLDNLYFNAKRYDLAKVGRYKIDRKLGLDTPIGESTLSVQDIVATIKYLVALHANQETLPGVRDGKEIEVRLDVDDIDHFGNRRIRAVGELIQNQVRTGLSRMERVVRERMTTQDIEAITPQTLINVRPVVAAIKEFFGTSQLSQFMDQNNPLAGLTHKRRLSALGPGGLSRERAGVEVRDVHPSHYGRMCPIETPEGPNIGLIGSLATFARINAFGFIETPYRRVVDGRVSNETIDYLTASEEDDHVVAQANAPLNADGSFAEADVLVRRKGGEVELVPADEVNYMDVSPRQMVSVATSLIPFLEHDDANRALMGANMQRQAVPLLRSESPLIGTGMEGYAAIDAGDVITARGAGVIESVSADQVTVQLDEGGTDSYFLRKFDRSNHGTCYNHRVVVNAGDRIEVGEVIADGPSTEEGELALGKNLLVGFMPWEGHNFEDAIILSQNLVKNDTLSSIHIEEYEVDARDTKLGKEEITRDLPNVSVELLKDLDERGIIRIGAEVQPGDILVGKVTPKGETELSAEERLLRAIFNEKSREVRDTSLKVPHGEAGTVIAVKVFDAEEGDDELGSGVNQRVVVFIAQKRKITEGDKLAGRHGNKGVIAKILPEEDMPFLADGTPLDIILNPLGIPKRMNFGQVLETHLGWVAKQGWSVEGTPEWADELAEDARDVAPGTKLATPVFDGATEDEIAGLLESTTLTRDGDRLIGASGKAQLFDGRSGEPYPDPISVGYMYILKLHHLVDDKIHARSTGPYSMITQQPLGGKAQFGGQRFGEMEVWALEAYGAAYTLQELLTIKSDDIVGRVKAYESIVKGENIQEPGIPESFKVLMKEMQSLCLNVEVLSADGSAVSLKDTDDDAYRAAEELGINISARFESSSVDEI